The Candidatus Jidaibacter acanthamoeba genome includes a region encoding these proteins:
- a CDS encoding tetratricopeptide repeat protein gives MRQNTSSNINNISIQTNNIDDYVKQISTLENIKLNILKEIKREGNFAQHKKELEEIEAKIKIVYKLIKGKKKEDYKRESNNANMVPEKKEIGVLIENIKTEEVEEDKFVDNIIYLNKNEIRYKVNSIIKEAGKAYEAGDMETSLEEIKKGLQLCNNIINIGKYYELEYELFLKLGDIYFKGGDRLDYPKAVGIYQYIFNIIDRLPDGMDKEELRKVVENKIGLVEEEFIKQYNNDKRLPEGYSGKSSLEKIEEYKEGLEKHREWIKEELKKIEDLGIKEGEEELDEEGLEKRAKEVQRIYGGIREYFIGGHGLIKRLLTDCIEDLGGLPKVKVRDTGERREVEYAIFGMGSMALGTMTPWSDIEWGILIEEGLKKEDEQGAKEFFRNLAILMHIKVINFAESPLRMLGVKELNNFKLSLELREEDWFFDNLVNSGFSFDGPHWFACKTPLGRNGYKDHEDYELIGTVSDYKKFFEDNLWCEHDKHLIQTLIHIITIIDNNKLVIQYRKKLEENYSDVIRKLSFEVLIEDNIKFDPYTEILDFQKEGYLLNIKKEIYRFPDRTIVALGDIFYGKGISSWEIIENLYYSSKITLKNMHKLKLALSIAAELRLRTYSNNQGAIEDFSALIYYETKFNELEINYLTKHVFYCQDLRILFIYYFIILALNGFIRKMDSSTQKIDKDLKSYPTLVKSWVYTRFQKYYNAIKELESLNDGEKQELFIVKELASLYCRVGKYEKAFTLNKAIKNYTQKGSEDFITSLCFIGEVYIQTAQYSRALKYYSQALNYQINLHGSIHAKVATIINDIANIYAKKEDPKKAIMYHKIAFKVLGCLSYKRPEHIAREFVNLGAIYLASGKYNRALEYLNKSLVVNQSIYKGINSTLALILNNIGNVHEAQNDYKVALRYHKESYKIRKQIYREDHSDKLMSLINLADTYRNLEAYSKALKYYNKSLFIAYKIYNAIHPNIALIHNNIAILYEINKQYEEAFFHRIIDSTISLNHPETNSNNICISLSNLGKLYRHLRKFENAFNFTHFAWQICKDIKFINSKVYEAIREQYHISNNLLRLRTATIINDTDCTAYVEHAHCLLKHFNSTEILELVEILLERFLKLVKGKAYIHCNHLEKKMLITPLNQLLNDYEIINIESQILAYYLLIKVYNKNEEVEKAEKALKEFAMKVMKIKQQDAEVPLILLIDSYKELGFKYQSRIYQGIFDKIVSSNKKLAEESSSTRLI, from the coding sequence ATGCGTCAAAATACTAGTTCTAATATTAATAACATATCCATACAAACCAATAATATAGATGACTATGTAAAGCAGATAAGCACCTTAGAAAATATTAAGTTAAACATATTAAAAGAAATAAAGCGAGAAGGAAATTTTGCACAACATAAAAAAGAACTTGAGGAAATAGAGGCAAAAATAAAAATAGTTTATAAATTAATTAAAGGTAAAAAAAAAGAAGATTATAAGAGAGAAAGCAACAATGCCAATATGGTACCAGAAAAAAAGGAAATAGGGGTACTAATAGAGAATATAAAAACAGAGGAAGTAGAAGAAGATAAATTTGTAGATAATATAATTTATTTAAATAAGAATGAGATAAGATACAAGGTAAATAGTATAATTAAAGAAGCTGGGAAGGCATATGAAGCAGGAGATATGGAGACCAGTTTAGAAGAAATTAAAAAAGGATTACAGCTATGTAATAATATTATAAATATAGGTAAGTATTATGAACTGGAGTATGAGCTGTTTTTAAAGTTAGGGGATATATATTTTAAAGGTGGAGATAGGCTAGATTATCCTAAGGCAGTAGGAATATATCAGTACATATTTAATATAATAGATAGGCTACCTGATGGAATGGATAAAGAAGAACTAAGGAAGGTAGTAGAGAACAAAATAGGATTGGTAGAAGAAGAGTTTATAAAGCAATATAATAATGATAAACGACTACCTGAAGGATATAGCGGTAAATCAAGTTTGGAGAAAATAGAAGAATATAAAGAGGGATTAGAGAAACATCGGGAATGGATAAAAGAAGAACTAAAGAAAATAGAAGATTTAGGGATAAAGGAAGGAGAAGAAGAACTGGATGAAGAAGGATTAGAAAAGAGAGCAAAGGAAGTACAGAGAATATACGGAGGAATAAGAGAATACTTCATAGGTGGTCATGGGTTAATCAAGAGGTTATTAACTGACTGTATAGAAGATTTAGGAGGGTTGCCTAAGGTAAAAGTACGAGATACCGGGGAAAGAAGAGAAGTAGAGTATGCGATATTTGGTATGGGATCTATGGCACTTGGTACCATGACACCGTGGTCTGACATAGAATGGGGAATCCTGATAGAAGAAGGACTAAAAAAAGAAGATGAGCAAGGTGCTAAAGAGTTTTTTAGGAATCTAGCTATATTGATGCATATTAAAGTTATTAACTTTGCTGAGTCACCCCTCAGGATGCTAGGGGTTAAAGAGCTAAATAATTTTAAATTATCACTTGAGTTAAGGGAAGAAGATTGGTTTTTTGATAATCTGGTCAACTCTGGATTTAGTTTCGACGGACCACACTGGTTTGCTTGTAAAACACCATTGGGCCGGAATGGATATAAAGATCATGAAGATTATGAATTAATTGGTACAGTATCAGATTATAAAAAATTTTTTGAAGATAATCTATGGTGTGAGCACGATAAACATTTAATACAAACATTAATTCATATTATAACTATTATTGATAATAATAAATTGGTAATTCAGTACAGAAAAAAATTGGAAGAAAACTATTCTGATGTAATTAGAAAATTATCATTTGAAGTACTAATCGAAGATAATATTAAGTTTGACCCGTATACAGAAATTTTAGATTTTCAAAAAGAAGGATATTTATTAAATATAAAAAAAGAAATTTATAGGTTTCCTGATCGTACCATAGTAGCTTTAGGTGACATTTTTTATGGCAAAGGGATTAGCAGTTGGGAAATAATTGAGAACCTATATTATAGCTCTAAGATTACCTTAAAGAATATGCACAAATTAAAATTAGCCTTAAGTATAGCAGCTGAACTAAGGCTTAGAACTTATTCCAATAATCAAGGCGCTATAGAAGACTTCTCTGCATTAATCTATTATGAAACAAAGTTTAATGAATTAGAAATTAACTACTTAACTAAGCACGTATTTTACTGTCAAGATTTACGAATATTGTTCATTTATTATTTTATAATACTGGCCTTAAATGGTTTTATTAGAAAAATGGATTCTTCAACCCAAAAAATAGATAAAGATTTAAAAAGCTATCCTACTTTAGTAAAAAGCTGGGTATACACAAGATTCCAAAAATATTATAATGCTATTAAGGAACTAGAATCTCTAAATGATGGTGAAAAACAAGAGCTATTTATAGTAAAAGAGCTTGCATCTTTATATTGTAGAGTCGGAAAATATGAGAAGGCATTTACTTTAAATAAGGCAATTAAAAACTATACGCAAAAAGGTAGTGAAGATTTTATTACATCATTATGTTTCATAGGAGAGGTCTATATACAAACAGCCCAATATAGTAGAGCACTTAAATATTACTCTCAGGCTTTAAACTACCAAATAAATCTTCATGGTAGTATACACGCAAAAGTTGCAACTATAATAAATGATATAGCAAATATTTATGCAAAAAAAGAAGATCCCAAAAAAGCAATTATGTACCATAAAATCGCTTTTAAAGTTTTAGGGTGTCTTTCCTATAAAAGACCTGAACATATTGCAAGAGAGTTTGTTAATCTTGGAGCTATATATCTTGCTTCAGGCAAATATAATAGAGCGCTGGAGTACTTAAATAAGAGCTTGGTAGTTAATCAATCAATTTATAAAGGCATTAATTCTACTCTAGCTTTAATACTAAATAATATTGGAAATGTTCATGAAGCACAGAATGACTATAAAGTAGCACTAAGATATCATAAAGAAAGTTATAAAATTAGGAAGCAAATATATAGGGAAGACCATTCAGATAAATTAATGTCACTTATTAATTTAGCAGACACCTATAGAAATTTAGAAGCTTATAGCAAAGCTTTAAAATACTATAATAAAAGTTTATTTATCGCTTATAAAATTTATAATGCCATCCATCCTAATATAGCTTTAATACATAATAATATAGCTATACTTTATGAAATTAATAAGCAATATGAAGAAGCATTTTTTCATAGAATAATAGATTCGACCATATCATTAAATCACCCGGAAACTAATAGTAACAATATATGTATATCTTTAAGCAACCTAGGTAAATTATATAGGCACCTTAGAAAATTTGAAAATGCTTTTAATTTTACTCACTTTGCCTGGCAAATTTGTAAAGACATTAAATTTATAAACTCTAAAGTTTATGAAGCTATACGTGAGCAATATCATATATCAAATAATTTATTACGATTAAGAACAGCAACTATTATTAATGATACCGATTGTACTGCTTATGTTGAGCATGCGCATTGTTTGTTAAAACACTTTAACTCTACCGAAATCTTAGAGTTGGTAGAGATTTTATTAGAAAGATTCTTAAAGTTAGTTAAGGGAAAAGCATATATACATTGTAATCACTTGGAAAAAAAGATGTTAATTACTCCTTTAAATCAATTATTGAATGATTATGAAATTATTAATATCGAGTCACAAATTTTAGCTTATTACTTATTAATAAAAGTTTACAATAAAAATGAAGAAGTAGAAAAAGCAGAAAAAGCTTTAAAGGAATTTGCTATGAAAGTCATGAAGATCAAACAACAAGATGCTGAAGTACCATTAATACTATTAATAGATAGTTATAAAGAGCTAGGATTTAAATATCAAAGTAGAATATATCAAGGAATATTTGATAAAATAGTTAGTAGCAACAAAAAATTAGCGGAGGAATCCTCCTCTACAAGGTTAATTTGA
- a CDS encoding HU family DNA-binding protein yields MSKVVFKKDIAIWLKEFNKEMQLSKIEKVVDMFFQEVATALVCGDRVELRGLGSMIVKKRTARLAKNPRTDQKIEVGNKGSLCFRTSKELIKKFNKTYN; encoded by the coding sequence ATGAGTAAAGTTGTATTTAAGAAAGACATAGCCATATGGCTGAAAGAATTTAATAAAGAAATGCAATTAAGTAAAATAGAAAAGGTTGTTGATATGTTTTTTCAGGAGGTGGCGACAGCATTAGTATGTGGGGACAGAGTCGAACTACGAGGACTTGGCTCTATGATAGTAAAAAAAAGAACTGCAAGGCTTGCAAAGAACCCAAGAACCGATCAAAAGATTGAAGTTGGTAATAAAGGCTCATTATGCTTTAGGACAAGCAAAGAGCTTATTAAAAAGTTTAATAAAACTTATAATTAA